The genomic interval TGCGGCATAGTATAAATGCCCAAAGGTTTTCCTGCTTCATCAATAAAAGCAGAACGATTAAAACTAACTCCTACTTCTGGTGCAGCTTCTAAATGAGCAACATTTTTTTCCAGCATTTCTGTAAGCCACATATCATCGCTATCCAAAAATGCTAAATAATCTCCTGTCGCGTGACGAATTCCTGTGTTTCTTGCTCCAGCCAAACCGCGATTTTTTTGACTTATGATTTTAATTCTGGGGTCGTCGAATTGTTGGCAAATTTCGATACTGCGATCGGGAGAACCGTCATCAACAATGATTAATTCAAAATTTTGGTAAGTTTGATTTAGTACCGACTGTACAGTATCAGATATGTACTGTTCAACTTTATAAACAGGAATGATGACAGATACTTTTTTCATTGGCTCACCTCCAGCATTTTAAAAGTTATTAGCTAACATTTTGAGGCACTTTTTCTGCGTTTTTACCAAAAACATAATTAGTAGCCCAAATAGTAAATAAAGGCATAAAAATCCAGTGGCTTAATAAAACAGATACAGCCACTCCCATTGCGCCCCAATTAACTCCTATTAGCAAACCCAAGGCAAATACAACAGTAAAGAGAATATTACCTCGTAAGCTTAAATTAGGTTTATCAATAGCAGCCAATAGATTCGTAGCAGCTAAAAAATAAGGGCGAGGAATTGCAGATAAACAAATAACGATCAAAATAGGAACAGCACTAGCCCATTTTTGGCTAAAAACTATTGGCACATAGAAAGGAGCTAAACTAGATTGTAGTAAAACCAAAGGAATTATGATTTTAGTTATGGTTTTTAGGCTGCTAAAATAACGCTTTTTAAACTCAGGCCAATTTGTTCTGGCTGCACATAAATGAGGATATAAAGCGACGGTTATAGATTGAATTATACTTAAACTAATTCCTAAACCAGCATTGAAAGCAAAAAAGTATATACCTAATTCTGTGACTCCTAAAAAGCGACCGATGATCAAATAATCAAGGTTATTTCTTAAGGCTGATAAAAGTGCAATACCTAAAAAATTAACGCCAAATCGAAATATTTCTCCCCAGTACTTAGTAGTAAATCCCTGCTTTA from Phormidium ambiguum IAM M-71 carries:
- a CDS encoding lipopolysaccharide biosynthesis protein — encoded protein: MNINQSLTTLKSKLNNDFIRNLSWLGGGELIVRVSRLLTTVILARFLSPYDYGLAALVLTVYEFTQVFTRIGIAGKVIQADKENLESICNSAYWLNWLVCFGVFFLQCIAAFPVARFYNDDRLIVPICLLATVYLITPFGRIQSALIQRENRLKITAISSTVQVSTGNILTAIFAFFGGGMWAIIMPKIFASPIDIIFSLKNCNWRLKQGFTTKYWGEIFRFGVNFLGIALLSALRNNLDYLIIGRFLGVTELGIYFFAFNAGLGISLSIIQSITVALYPHLCAARTNWPEFKKRYFSSLKTITKIIIPLVLLQSSLAPFYVPIVFSQKWASAVPILIVICLSAIPRPYFLAATNLLAAIDKPNLSLRGNILFTVVFALGLLIGVNWGAMGVAVSVLLSHWIFMPLFTIWATNYVFGKNAEKVPQNVS